A window of Apium graveolens cultivar Ventura chromosome 8, ASM990537v1, whole genome shotgun sequence contains these coding sequences:
- the LOC141679186 gene encoding protein FAR1-RELATED SEQUENCE 5-like → MNLVQRERHVNTATRSLIKTLYGSGVRNCQVMNVIGNIHGGNDKVGFNFQHVRNVLRDERKKRFEISDAQAGLDLLHRLNEESGSKYFIRTEVDKENRLKCLVWIDLRCIMAYQHFGDVMAFDTTYRTNRYAMPFVPFTGVNHHYQSVIFGFALTRDEHASTFEWILRTWLEGVGNNPPLTIITDQDQAMASAIAVVLPNTTHLLCSWHISQKFPEKLAHYYSAFPEFKTDFNNCIYKSLTECVFEARWASFVEKYHLQDHKWLNGLYELKHKWIPAYTRNKFSAFQNSTSRSEGMNSFFDKYVSSATGLKEFIENAQKALARQFMREKEEDYVTINLKRPMKLHTTLEYHASCIYTKEMFRRFQDELVESSKYFVEKDRRASEEGEGMGDVYTYYSCYRPMSEPTRRNVYFVAFEKASSLGMCTCRMLEHSGLPCRHLLAVFNKKRVSEIPPYYINRRWTKHANRVDGVLPYNLDVGQSHEMTSTDRFNSVTMLTMSFCQSSIASNERYDYAVGVMNREIPILERMSVDGIKSYESNSQAPNASAHEETIIDPIMSQTKGRKKDVRFKTPIESIGKKEKPPRRCTYCQMEGHDKRKCASRLEDLKNVQESQYN, encoded by the coding sequence ATGAATTTGGTACAACGAGAAAGACATGTCAACACCGCGACCCGTAGTTTGATTAAAACGCTTTATGGTTCGGGGGTTCGTAATTGTCAAGTGATGAATGTGATTGGTAACATTCATGGAGGTAATGACAAAGTTGGTTTCAATTTTCAACATGTTAGGAATGTGTTAAGAGATGAGAGGAAGAAAAGGTTTGAGATTAGTGACGCCCAAGCGGGGTTGGACTTGTTGCATAGGTTGAATGAAGAAAGTggttctaaatattttattaggaCCGAAGTCGATAAAGAGAATCGCTTGAAGTGTCTAGTATGGATTGATCTGAGATGTATAATGGCTTACCAACATTTTGGCGATGTTATGGCTTTTGATACCACTTATCGGACAAATAGGTATGCAATGCCATTTGTCCCATTTACCGGAGTCAATCATCATTATCAATCGGTAATTTTCGGGTTTGCATTGACGCGGGATGAACACGCGTCGACTTTTGAGTGGATTCTTCGTACTTGGCTTGAAGGTGTGGGGAATAATCCTCCATTGACTATAATCACGGATCAAGATCAAGCCATGGCAAGCGCTATTGCGGTTGTACTCCCGAATACTACCCATTTATTGTGTTCTTGGCACATTAGTCAAAAATTCCCTGAGAAATTAGCTCATTATTATTCGGCTTTTCCGGAATTCAAGACGGACTTCAACAATTGCATTTATAAATCTCTCACCGAATGTGTTTTTGAAGCTAGATGGGCGTCGTTTGTGGAAAAGTATCACTTGCAAGATCATAAATGGTTAAATGGGTTATATGAGTTGAAGCACAAGTGGATTCCTGCATATACTAGAAACAAATTTTCGGCGTTTCAAAATAGTACATCGAGAAGTGAGGGGATGAATTCTTTCTTTGATAAGTATGTGAGTTCGGCAACGGGTTTGAAGGAATTCATTGAAAATGCCCAAAAAGCATTGGCAAGGCAATTCATGAGGGAGAAGGAAGAAGATTATGTCACCATTAATCTAAAACGTCCCATGAAATTGCATACCACATTGGAGTATCATGCTTCTTGTATCTACACTAAGGAAATGTTTAGAAGATTTCAAGATGAATTGGTTGAGTCTTCAAAATACTTTGTTGAAAAAGACCGACGAGCTAGTGAAGAAGGGGAGGGAATGGGGGATGTTTATACGTACTATAGTTGTTATAGGCCCATGTCCGAGCCTACGAGAAGAAATGTTTATTTTGTGGCATTCGAGAAAGCAAGCTCTTTGGGAATGTGTACGTGTAGAATGCTTGAACATTCGGGGCTACCTTGTAGACACCTATTGGCGGTCTTCAATAAGAAACGGGTTTCAGAAATTCCCCCGTATTACATAAACCGGAGGTGGACAAAGCAtgccaatagagttgatggtgtgtTGCCTTACAATTTGGATGTTGGACAAAGTCATGAGATGACCTCAACCGATCGATTTAATAGCGTGACAATGTTAACCATGAGTTTTTGTCAAAGTAGCATTGCATCCAACGAACGGTATGATTATGCCGTTGGAGTGATGAATCGAGAAATACCAATTCTCGAAAGAATGAGCGTTGATGGAATTAAATCTTACGAAAGCAATTCGCAAGCTCCAAATGCAAGTGCTCATGAAGAAACAATTATTGACCCTATTATGTCCCAAACTAAAGGGAGGAAGAAGGACGTTCGTTTCAAAACTCCAATAGAATCGATTGGTAAAAAGGAGAAGCCGCCAAGAAGGTGCACTTATTGTCAAATGGAAGGCCATGATAAAAGGAAGTGTGCTAGTAGACTAGAAGATCTTAAAAATGTTCAAGAATCGCAATATAATTAG
- the LOC141679187 gene encoding F-box/kelch-repeat protein At3g23880-like yields the protein MSGLTMMMMMMSGLLYPQEEEEDNEDETPIDSFETIPDTMLSEILIRLSVKDLLRCTCVSKSWYNLIKSPSFIKLHLNHRKDIAPKLLLFSSPLHDKLLYIRTNDEQCMEFYKLELPHMISKFYANWYAVSYSLICVSTIFGSRSLNHGWDIYLWNPLIQRCRTLPYLDVSHIFLHRWAALAFGYVPLISDFQVVLIVSDDYGKIPTFFICVYSLNTNSWKTKTILDDLSVHLHKELDSVSVNGISCWIMIDRENDVETLVCFDSMNDVLRKVSLPHQNNDSSLHQLLCFDQSVALFHKEPKLNAFDMWVLKQDSVKNDFFWEKKVSVTLEKHIHNIVIGTRNNRELIFKSKLHQRGLITYNPETNKVNEFVRSWKHWSTLGIDDLFSTLIPFLVDPFVDGLVLLDTD from the coding sequence ATGTCTGGATTAActatgatgatgatgatgatgagtggATTATTGTACCCCCAAGAAGAAGAAGAGGATAATGAAGATGAAACACCGATTGATTCATTCGAAACCATACCGGATACTATGTTGTCTGAAATCCTGATAAGATTGTCGGTAAAAGACCTCTTGCGCTGCACGTGTGTTAGCAAATCATGGTATAATCTTATAAAATCTCCTAGTTTCATTAAGCTTCACTTAAATCATCGAAAAGATATTGCTCCTAAATTGTTACTCTTCAGTTCACCACTTCATGATAAGTTGTTGTATATTCGGACCAATGATGAACAATGTATGGAATTTTACAAACTTGAGCTTCCACATATGATATCGAAATTTTATGCAAATTGGTATGCAGTTTCATATAGTCTCATTTGTGTATCCACCATTTTTGGTTCGAGGTCGTTAAATCACGGGTGGGATATTTATCTATGGAATCCTCTTATTCAGAGATGTAGAACTCTTCCCTATTTAGATGTTTCACATATCTTTTTGCATCGTTGGGCCGCTTTAGCTTTTGGATATGTGCCTTTGATTAGTGATTTTcaggttgttttgattgttagcGATGATTATGGAAAAATTCCAACCTTTTTTATATGTGTTTATAGTCTTAACACAAATTCTTGGAAGACTAAAACTATTCTAGATGATTTATCGGTCCACCTCCACAAAGAATTAGACTCTGTGTCGGTTAATGGTATTTCATGTTGGATTATGATTGACCGAGAGAATGATGTTGAAACACTTGTATGCTTTGATTCAATGAATGATGTTTTGCGCAAAGTTTCATTACCTCACCAGAACAATGATTCTTCTTTGCACCAATTGCTTTGCTTTGATCAATCGGTTGCTCTCTTTCACAAGGAACCCAAGTTGAATGCTTTTGACATGTGGGTATTAAAACAAGACTCGGTGAAGAATGATTTCTTCTGGGAGAAGAAGGTGAGTGTTACTCTAGAGAAACATATTCATAATATTGTAATAGGTACAAGGAACAACCGTGAACTAATATTTAAGTCAAAATTACATCAACGGGGTTTGATTACATATAACCCCGAGACTAACAAGGTAAACGAGTTTGTTCGTTCATGGAAACATTGGTCCACGCTTGGAATTGATGACCTCTTCTCGACATTAATACCTTTTCTTGTAGATCCATTTGTGGATGGTCTGGTTTTGTTGGATACTGATTGA
- the LOC141679188 gene encoding poly(A) RNA polymerase cid11-like: MESSSLSAERLDFMNSVLKQIYDSIVPKDETVRQWIVKLIAVALSRQFGREIEVRLYGSCAMELQLQHSDIDITVVLHEISDEEKFVAWKEIYQALSRADEFVILKEHETHRQLMVVEHKLSGTLVDVTLNNFEPAFIAKFVQISVAAHPLVKILLLTLKKWFKDQEVTKNMLPSVSSALMGISYLQKRNYLPLLPTKELVGDKGTQWEFFDSALSMYKDLVEQSKENKPFDNLCLGKIVYDCFVHFSTHNFREDVVSILGGKPFKKETLKWEDHYFAILDPFSWEDKGHKVTRNESNKLQACFKEAARILRDDDLFFFCKPYKFDDITRRMGILGNTSQDAEIAVVMMQEGRAEISLIGKEIGGDELDCRDPTLPLKELEDMKI; the protein is encoded by the exons ATGGAGTCTTCTTCTTTAAGTGCAGAAAGGCTTGATTTCATGAATTCAGTGTTAAAACAAATATATGATTCCATTGTTCCAAAGGATGAAACTGTTCGACAGTGGATTGTAAAACTGATCGCAGTCGCTCTCTCGCGTCAATTTGGGCGCGAAATTGAAGTACGCCTCTACGGTTCGTGTGCAATGGAACTGCAGCTGCAACACAGTGACATCGATATCACTGTTGTTTTGCATGAAATTTCGGATGAAGAGAAGTTTGTGGCCTGGAAGGAGATTTATCAAGCTTTGAGTAGAGCTGATGAATTTGTTATTCTCAAG GAGCATGAAACTCATCGTCAACTGATGGTTGTAGAACACAAACTATCAGGAACTCTTGTAGATGTGACGCTGAATAATTTTGAACCAGCATTTATTGCGAAGTTTGTTCAAATTTCTGTAGCGGCACATCCACTAGTGAAGATACTTCTTCTTACCTTGAAGAAATGGTTTAAGGATCAGGAGGTAACAAAAAATATGCTACCAAGCGTCTCTTCAGCACTAATGGGTATATCTTACCTTCAAAAAAGAAATTACCTTCCTCTGCTTCCTACTAAG GAATTGGTTGGTGATAAGGGAACTCAATGGGAGTTTTTTGATTCTGCTCTTTCAATGTACAAGGACTTAGTTGAGCAATCGAAGGAAAATAAGCCTTTTGACAATTTGTGCCTTGGGAAAATTGTTTATGATTGTTTTGTACATTTTTCTACGCACAACTTCAGAGAAGATGTTGTCTCAATTCTGGGCGGAAAGCCATTCAAGAAAGAGACTCTCAAGTGGGAAGATCACTACTTTGCCATTCTCGATCCTTTTAGTTGGGAGGACAAAGGACATAAGGTGACTCGTAACGAATCGAACAAACTGCAAGCTTGTTTTAAGGAGGCTGCTAGAATATTGAGGGATGACGACCTCTTCTTTTTTTGCAAGCCTTACAAGTTTGATGATATCACGAGGAGGATGGGCATTCTCGGAAACACTAGTCAAG ATGCTGAGATTGCTGTTGTCATGATGCAAGAAGGTCGAGCAGAGATATCCCTTATTGGAAAAGA AATTGGCGGGGATGAATTGGATTGCAGAGACCCTACACTTCCGTTAAAAGAGTTGGAAGATATGAAGATCTGA
- the LOC141678674 gene encoding F-box/kelch-repeat protein At3g23880-like, protein MSSSQCNNNNNNNEFTDDLLTKILISLPVKSLLICRAVSKPWCSLISSPTFIKSHLGHAISRPGADETLIVQDFDGLFERNHIISFLNLRAPKPQVTLDHPFSKQGQSRIKLVGCCRGIVCVSVADYDSNELSLKSYDERLPVMYLWNPVTRRIKCVPMHNVHYDCMNEVVQGFGYDCVNDDFKIVRVVTYQYRVEFEEDVDEVEEVDAEVRVDVEVYSVKLDAWRKLGEDCMPEEIVEFQTANYDICVDGVLCCIAEGFCGVMAFDLNREVFNCDVEFPVHSKFGRIISIGDSAICFIALEEFSDEFKFWKLDDVECLRGGEAEASWSLMVSINVDFDCVPYSYHGCGNFVLLIDGPGWVLYNSDKKEATNLPIRKLWRQNFRYTESLVTIPGSKQVRLNDIEAEGRSENEDESESEDECESEDRDGDQVKDEVQVEGEDK, encoded by the coding sequence ATGAGTTCATCACAATgtaataacaacaacaacaacaatgaGTTCACTGATGATCTGTTAACCAAGATTCTTATAAGCCTACCGGTCAAATCACTCCTCATTTGCAGGGCTGTTTCGAAACCCTGGTGCTCTCTCATTTCTAGTCCAACATTCATTAAATCTCATTTAGGTCATGCCATTTCAAGGCCTGGAGCTGATGAGACTCTCATTGTCCAGGACTTCGATGGTCTCTTCGAACGTAATCACATTATCTCATTTCTTAATCTCCGTGCTCCAAAGCCTCAGGTTACTCTTGACCATCCTTTTTCGAAACAAGGTCAGTCTCGTATTAAGCTTGTTGGCTGTTGTAGAGGCATTGTTTGTGTTTCCGTAGCTGATTATGACTCGAATGAGCTTAGTTTAAAAAGTTATGATGAGCGTCTTCCTGTTATGTATCTTTGGAACCCTGTTACTAGAAGGATTAAATGTGTGCCTATGCACAATGTACATTATGATTGTATGAATGAGGTTGTTCAGGGGTTTGGGTATGATTGCgtaaatgatgattttaagatTGTTAGGGTTGTGACGTATCAGTATAGAGTTGAGTTTGAGGAGGATGTTGATGAGGTAGAGGAGGTTGATGCTGAGGTTAGGGTGGATGTTGAGGTGTATTCGGTTAAGTTGGATGCTTGGCGGAAGCTTGGGGAGGATTGTATGCCGGAGGAGATTGTTGAGTTTCAGACTGCTAATTACGATATTTGTGTAGATGGTGTTTTGTGTTGTATTGCTGAGGGGTTTTGTGGTGTTATGGCATTTGATTTGAACAGAGAGGTGTTTAATTGTGATGTTGAGTTCCCTGTTCACTCTAAGTTTGGTAGGATTATTAGCATAGGTGATTCGGCTATTTGTTTTATTGCCCTTGAGGAATTTAGTGATGAGTTTAAGTTTTGGAAATTGGATGATGTTGAATGTCTTCGTGGTGGTGAAGCTGAAGCATCTTGGTCATTGATGGTAAGTATTAATGTGGATTTTGATTGTGTGCCTTACAGCTACCACGGCTGTGGTAATTTTGTACTTCTAATTGATGGTCCTGGCTGGGTCTTATATAATTCTGACAAAAAGGAGGCAACAAATCTTCCAATTAGGAAGCTTTGGCGTCAAAACTTTAGGTATACGGAGAGCCTAGTTACAATTCCAGGATCCAAACAAGTGAGGTTGAATGATATTGAAGCTGAAGGTCGAAGTGAAAATGAAGATGAAAGTGAAAGTGAAGATGAATGTGAAAGTGAAGATAGAGATGGAGATCAAGTGAAAGATGAAGTTCAAGTGGAAGGCGAAGATAAGTGA
- the LOC141676815 gene encoding F-box/kelch-repeat protein At3g06240-like yields METLSGQYVPEPLVIDILSRLPVKSLLRFETVSKAWLSLISNPAFVDLNLRRRASKNNDTLLVHSVGGSFNSVSLGSVGSGINNQYYEGALKCNLYIVGSCNGIVCAALGKPCKIRDRRLDGWEPVYARNLVRIFLWNPATKQSKLLPIHTLPSGIVGFGFDPIANDYKVVEVSVENDASVYSANANAWKKTGSLLILPCNFIADCCVKGVVYWTWTDGLIRFDLNKEVFYYQRFPANVQKTKHREHVHCTRVIEMKDCSDVAVCFHDGGSNNKVHLWTVNDGVGGSWTLKFSFDVPQGVDWFHGNLNNSGDILFKTEDGVWLLYNSDKKMTETVTLPHGACETFKHTESLVSIGGSEPLNEMLEKLKVEDSRNR; encoded by the coding sequence ATGGAAACTCTCAGCGGACAATATGTACCTGAACCTCTAGTCATCGACATTCTGTCTAGGCTTCCTGTAAAATCATTACTCCGTTTCGAAACAGTGTCCAAGGCTTGGCTTTCCTTAATCTCAAACCCTGCCTTCGTTGATCTGAACCTTCGACGTCGTGCCTCCAAAAACAATGATACTCTTCTCGTCCACAGTGTTGGAGGTAGCTTTAACTCTGTTTCACTCGGTTCCGTTGGTTCGGGTATCAATAATCAGTATTATGAAGGTGCTTTAAAGTGCAATTTGTATATTGTTGGTTCTTGTAATGGCATTGTTTGTGCTGCTTTGGGAAAGCCATGTAAAATTCGTGATCGTCGTCTTGACGGTTGGGAACCTGTTTATGCACGAAATCTTGTTCGTATTTTTCTTTGGAACCCTGCAACCAAACAATCTAAGCTCCTTCCTATACATACTTTACCTTCCGGCATTGTAGGATTTGGTTTTGATCCAATTGCGAATGATTATAAGGTTGTTGAGGTTTCAGTCGAGAATGATGCATCGGTTTATTCTGCAAACGCCAATGCTTGGAAAAAGACAGGGTCTCTGTTAATACTTCCCTGCAATTTTATTGCTGATTGTTGCGTTAAAGGAGTTGTGTACTGGACGTGGACAGATGGTTTGATAAGATTCGACTTGAATAAAGAAGTGTTTTATTATCAGAGATTTCCTGCTAATGTGCAGAAGACCAAACACCGTGAACATGTTCATTGTACGCGAGTAATTGAGATGAAGGATTGTAGTGATGTTGCTGTGTGTTTTCATGATGGGGGATCTAATAATAAGGTTCATTTGTGGACGGTAAATGACGGAGTTGGTGGATCCTGGACTCTTAAATTTAGTTTTGATGTGCCCCAGGGAGTAGACTGGTTTCATGGTAACTTAAACAACAGTGGAGATATTCTATTCAAAACTGAAGATGGAGTGTGGCTGTTGTATAATTCGGACAAGAAGATGACGGAAACTGTCACACTTCCACATGGTGCATGTGAGACGTTCAAGCATACTGAGAGCTTAGTTTCAATTGGAGGATCTGAACCACTCAATGAGATGCTTGAAAAGCTGAAAGTGGAAGATTCGCGGAACAGGTAA